From the genome of Glycine max cultivar Williams 82 chromosome 2, Glycine_max_v4.0, whole genome shotgun sequence, one region includes:
- the LOC102663540 gene encoding uncharacterized protein, protein MSELAREKRKEVASNERKEVPYLLVPSKKDKERHLARFLDIFGKLEITMPFGEALQQMPLYSKFMKDMLTRKNKYIHSENIVVEVSVGKALIDLGANINLMPLSKCRRLGELEIMPTRMTLQLADCSITRPRDVIEDVLVRVKHFNFPADFVVMDIDEDLEIPIILGHPFMSTTSCVVDMGKKKLELGIDNQKISFDLFDEEKHLSDQNVCLQVKEFDEKVLKERTKINPG, encoded by the exons ATGAGTGAGTtagcaagagagaaaagaaaggaagtAGCTTCtaatgagagaaaagaggtgCCATACCttttggtaccttccaagaaagacAAGGAACGCCATCTGGCGAGATTCCTTGATATTTTTGGAAAACTAGAAATTACTATGCCTTTTGGAGAAGCTCTACAacaaatgccactctactctaaatttATGAAGGATATGTTGACAAGGAAGAACAAATACATTCACAGTGAGAATATAGTAGTGGAGG TCTCGGTGGGAAAAGCTCTCATTGACTTGGGAGCCAATATCAACTTGATGCCACTCTCCAAGTGTAGAAGGTTGGgggagttggaaataatgcctACAAGAATGACTTTACAGCTAGCTGATTGCTCCATAACCAGACCCCGCGATgttattgaagatgttttggttcgAGTCAAACATTTCAATTTCCCAGCTGATTTTGTAGTGATGGACATAGATGAGGATCTTGAAATTCCCATAATTTTGGGACACCCTTTCATGTCCACTACAAGTTGTGTAGTAGACATGGGAAAGAAAAAGCTGGAGTTAGGCATTGATAATCAGAAAATCAGCTTCGACTTGTTTGATGAAGAAAAACATTTGTCAGACCAAAATGTCTGCTTACAGGTGAAGGAGTTTGATGAGAAGGTTCTGAAGGAGAGAACCAAGATTAATCCAGGATAA